ACAGGACATAGATGGGCCTAAAATGCTTTTCCTCCCAGACCCCTGGTATAAACATAAAAGTAGAcacaatatttgaaaatatttcaagtgtaatatttttccttagcttttgttaaaaaataaatgtccaaaGTTACTTATTTTTCATACCACAGCCACAGACAATACCCTGTTCTTGTAATAGCCCTTTCTTTATGATTATCTTTATTCAAACAAGGAGCTGTGATCCCCACGTTTGATTGGCTCCTCTTTGGAAAGTGGTGAAGACTTTACCCAacgttttttttatgttatgacCATAGAGAAGCCGATTTTTCTGGGATAACCCTTACTTATGTCTCTTTTAATTCAAATTAGGATGTGTGATCCCCCACGTTTGATTGGCTCCCCCGTGATGAAAAAGCCTTTTAATGTTATAACCAAAATATCCCTGTCCTTGTAATAACCCTATTGTTAAGACAGGCTTTATTCAAACAGGGATGtgtgatttggaaaaaaaaaaaaaaattacaataaaaataaaattacccagaaattagcaacaaaaaatccaaaaaatcagcccaaaaaacaaaacaaataaaaaaggaacagcaagaaatgttcttttaaatctatttaatctgtataaatacaattttaaaaatacaattatgacaattagaaatatagttttctgaacatttgtcccaagttttttttttttaattctaaatctacttaatTCTTGaaaattgcaggacatttcttgataATGTGCTTATTACCTTCCACACAAGAAAAGTTACGTTGATCCACGTTTCAAAGACCTAAAGACTTTGACACCATTGCAGgtacttgttttattttaaaaacgaTGACACATCTTAAAAAcctacaaaaagagaaaaacatacttatacttatttttaaagatacagtACTTATTGTAGGAACTGGACCACAAACAAACGTTGTCAGGTCAAAATTAAGACACAGGAGTGTTTTAAAGTGTGATTGTCTTGAAATGTTACTGATAGATGCTCTCCGCCTGCTTCACTGACATTATAAAGAGGTTGATTTGTACAGAGGCAGAAGAAAGGAAAACTTATTTGCTCTCTACTTGGATCTGTTCTTCTTATTATGAGCTGCGTCAGTCCCGTCCCTCTCTGGTTACGTACTCCAGCCCGTGATCTCCATATGCGTCGTAGCTCTCGTAGGTGGGCAGTGAGGGCCAGTCTGGCTGGTACGTCGTCGTGCTGTACACAAACGCCTCTATGATGCTTCCTGCTCTCAGCTTCTCCTCCCCGTCCGTCTCCCCGACGCActcctccacctgcacttcGACCTCAGTCCGCTGATACATGCTGGGAACCGTTTCAAACTCATCCAGGAACTTCAGCATCTTGTCGTCCACTCTGTAGATCTCCCCTCGGACTCGGTGACCTTTGCTGGGGATGTTGAGGAGGAAAGGGATGTTGTACTTGCCGGCAATGACTAACGGGTATTTCTGGGTGGTGCGGGCCGAGGCGAGGAACTCTGCCTTGCCGTTGACGCTCTCAAACATGCGGTAGTAGTTGGGCTGCCCCTTCTTCAGGGTGCCGTAGACGAAGACTCGAGTCATGTGGATGCAGGAGGGCACCTGTAACACAGAACAGAGCAAATGTTGGGGTTGCTTGtctttcaacattttctgtACTGTAAATGATGATATGAAACTGGTGCAGAACTGGTCTGACTTCTCTCTGTCGGCTCTGAGCACATTCTTTAGGTGTTTAAGATGCACAAGCGCCTCCGCAACCTTAAGGCCTCCTTTTATCGAAGCTCTTTGGACTTTGTTAGTGTGGAGTACATCGGCTCAATAATTAATTCACTGTCGGAGTTAATCTCTAAACTCACTGTTGTCTTAAGATCATTAAAGCGGGGAGAGGTCAACAACACAACATGTGCAGACAAAGAGATCAGTAAGCAAATTGTGTGTCAAAATATACTCAGAGAtggttcattatttatgagggactgtgtgtgtgtctgtgtgtgtgtgtgtgtgtgtgtgtgtgttcaaaacATAATATGTATAGCATGCTGAGTatataaagtgtgtaaaaatatgttcCTTATGCTGCAATACAGtgcataaaatgtaaagttaGAGATATTAAAATTTGTGAACAATGCTACAATGtacaggaaaataaatacaaaagtaaaaatctgAATGAGAAATATATACAATGTATACAACATGTGTTAAATACATTCAGGAGTGAGAAGAATAATGCACAGTTGTATACATGCACAGAGTATTGCTGTTGTTGAATTATTACACCATTTACGGCACAGTTTAGACAGTGTTATAAAGAATTATTGTACCCTTAAATCACtattgcacatttaaaatataataaattaataatggAATTGGAATTAACTCTAAATGCAATCAGCGAAGTAACAAGTAAGTAAGAGCtgttacacagaaaaaaaatacaatattaccctctgaaatgtagtgaagtagtAGTAAAGTAGCCcagcataaaataaagaaaaatgtatacCTGCAAGTGCCTTAAAACTGTAATCAAGCGCAGTGCACGAGCAGATCTCCTTAGTTCATTTCCACCACCGTTAAACATATACATAGTCTGCGCATGAAGCTACGCACGTGCATGCACGCTTACAGATAACggaaacacacagcagctgcatgCATTCATAAAAGTAACCCTGCAACACGTTTTCACCTTGGAAAAGTCAAAAGTGTTATCGTATCAAAACAGACgcaaaaaaagaagctgaatTAAAAACGCATACGGGCATTATTTTAGGACGCAAAGCGACTAGAAGCGATTGTAATACACAGCTGACACACAGTTTATGCGTGTAATCTTACCGGGGATGTAGAAAGATGAAGGAGACGATGGCTCCTCGATTAATTAAAAATctacagtctctctctctctcgatgTGTGTTATATTGCGATCTGCATGGACGGCGCATGCGCATAAAACGACAAACCGGAGGACAGCCAAGTAACGCCACATGGTGACGTCACGATCAAgtcattattatatttaactTCTAATATCAGATCAAACTCATTGCTCGTATTTGAATGCTATTTCTCTATGATAATTAATACGAATAATGACTTG
This window of the Plectropomus leopardus isolate mb unplaced genomic scaffold, YSFRI_Pleo_2.0 unplaced_scaffold21560, whole genome shotgun sequence genome carries:
- the LOC121965763 gene encoding gamma-glutamylaminecyclotransferase B-like; protein product: MTRVFVYGTLKKGQPNYYRMFESVNGKAEFLASARTTQKYPLVIAGKYNIPFLLNIPSKGHRVRGEIYRVDDKMLKFLDEFETVPSMYQRTEVEVQVEECVGETDGEEKLRAGSIIEAFVYSTTTYQPDWPSLPTYESYDAYGDHGLEYVTREGRD